One genomic window of Camelina sativa cultivar DH55 chromosome 5, Cs, whole genome shotgun sequence includes the following:
- the LOC104787836 gene encoding glycerate dehydrogenase HPR, peroxisomal, translating into MAKPMSIEVYNPNGKYRVVSTKPMPGTRWINLLVDQGCRVEICHLKKTILSVEDIIDLIGDKCDGVIGQLTEDWGETLFSALSKAGGKAFSNMAVGYNNVDVEAANKYGIAVGNTPGVLTETTAELAASLSLAAARRIVEADEFMRGGLYEGWLPHLFVGNLLKGQTVGVIGAGRIGSAYARMMVEGFKMNLIYFDLYQSTRLEKFVTAYGQFLKANGEQPVTWKRASSMEEVLREADLISLHPVLDKTTYHLVNKERLAMMKKEAILVNCSRGPVIDEAALVDHLKENPMFRVGLDVFEEEPFMKPGLADMKNAIVVPHIASASKWTREGMATLAALNVLGRVKGYPIWSDPNRVDPFLNENASPPNASPSIVNSKALGLPVSKL; encoded by the exons ATGGCGAAACCAATGTCCATCGAAGTGTACAACCCGAATGGGAAGTACAGAGTCGTCAGCACAAAACCGATGCCTGGTACTCGCTGGATCAATCTCTTGGTAGACCAAGGTTGTCGTGTTGAG aTATGTCATTTGAAGAAGACGATCTTGTCTGTTGAAGATATCATTGATCTGATTGGAGACAAGTGTGATGGAGTCATCGGTCAG TTGACGGAAGATTGGGGAGAGACTCTGTTTTCAGCTCTGAGCAAAGCTGGAGGGAAAGCTTTCAGTAACATGGCCGTTGGTTACAACAACGTCGATGTTGAAGCTGCCAATAAGTATGGAATTGCCGTCGGTAACACTCCG GGAGTGTTGACCGAGACAACAGCCGAACTAGCTGCTTCTCTATCCTTGGCTGCTGCAAGAAGAATTGTTGAAGCTGATGAGTTCATGAGAGGTGGCTTGTACGAGGGATGGCTTCCTCATCT GTTTGTGGGTAACTTACTTAAAGGACAGACTGTGGGAGTTATTGGAGCTGGACGTATTGGATCTGCTTATGCTAGAATGATG GTTGAAGGGTTCAAGATGAACTTGATCTACTTTGATCTTTACCAATCCACTCGTCTTGAGAAATTTGTGACAG CTTATGGACAATTCTTGAAAGCAAACGGGGAACAACCTGTTACATGGAAACGAGCTTCGTCCATGGAGGAGGTGCTGCGCGAGGCTGATCTG ATAAGTCTTCATCCGGTGCTTGACAAAACCACTTACCACCTTGTCAACAAGGAGAGGCTTGCCATGATGAAAAAG GAAGCAATCCTTGTGAACTGCAGTAGAGGTCCCGTGATCGATGAAGCAGCTCTGGTTGATCATCTCAAAGAGAACCCAATGTTCCGAGTTGGTCTTGATGTGTTTGAG GAAGAGCCATTCATGAAACCAGGGCTTGCTGATATGAAAAACGCCATTGTAGTTCCTCACATTGCTTCTGCTTCAAAG TGGACTCGTGAAGGAATGGCTACACTTGCAGCTCTCAATGTCCTC GGAAGGGTCAAAGGGTACCCGATTTGGAGTGACCCGAACCGAGTAGACCCATTCTTGAACGAAAATGCTTCACCACCTAATGCAAGTCCAAGCATCGTCAACTCAAAGGCCTTAG GATTGCCTGTTTCGAAGCTATGA
- the LOC104787837 gene encoding CDP-diacylglycerol--inositol 3-phosphatidyltransferase 1-like yields the protein MAKKERPRPQKLSVYLYIPNIVGYMRVLLNCVAFAVCFSNKTLFSVLYFFSFCCDAVDGWVARRFNQVSTFGAVLDMVTDRVSTACLLVILSQIYRPSLVFLSLLALDIASHWLQMYSTFLAGKSSHKDVKDSTSWLFRLYYGNRIFMCYCCVSCEVLYIILLLIAKNQSENLLNVVVSTFTQISPLSFLLALTLFGWSMKQTVNVIQMKTAADVCVLYDIEKQQKP from the exons ATGGCTAAAAAGGAGAGACCTAGACCTCAAAAGTTGTCTGTTTACCTTTATATACCTAATATTGTTG GGTACATGCGAGTTCTCTTGAACTGTGTTGCTTTTGCTGTGTGTTTCTCCAACAAGACACTTTTCTCTGTCCTTTATTTCTTCAG CTTTTGTTGTGATGCTGTGGATGGCTGGGTTGCTCGTAGATTCAACCAAG TTTCAACATTTGGAGCTGTTCTTGACATGGTCACAGATAG AGTTAGCACGGCCTGTCTACTCGTGATTCTCTCTCAAATCTACAG GCCTAGCTTGGTCTTCCTTTCATTGCTGGCTTTAGATATTGCTAGTCACTGGCTGCAGATGTACAG TACGTTTCTAGCAGGGAAGAGCAGCCATAAGGATGTGAAAGACAGCACAAGCTGGCTTTTTAGACTCTACTACGGAAACCGGATATTTATGTGTTATTGCTGTGTTTCTTGCGAG GTTCTGTATATCATCCTTCTTCTCATTGCAAAGAACCAATCCGAAAATCTCCTGAAT GTCGTAGTTTCCACATTTACTCAGATTTCACCACTCTCTTTTCTCCTGGCTTTGACATTGTTTGGTTGGTCGATGAAGCAAACCGTCAATGTCATTCAG ATGAAAACGGCTGCAGACGTTTGTGTACTGTATGACATAGAGAAGCAGCAGAAGCCTTGA
- the LOC104787838 gene encoding tapetum-specific methyltransferase 1, with protein sequence MDGRLPDKGILKSDALKEYIMETTAYPREHELLKELREATIQRYGNLSEMGVPVDESLFLSMLVKIINAKNTIEIGVFTGYSLFTVALALPEDGRITAIDIDQAGYNLGLKYMKKAGVDHKINFIQSDAVRGLDQLLLNGEKQEYDFAFVDADKTNYVHFLEKLLKLVKVGGIIAFDNTLWFGTLIQKEEEVPGHMRAYREALLEFNKILAQDPRVEIAQISIGDGLTLCRRLI encoded by the exons atggatgGTCGATTACCTGACAAAGGGATTCTCAAGAGCGACGCTCTCaaagag TATATCATGGAAACGACGGCATATCCAAGAGAGCACGAATTGCTCAAGGAACTTCGAGAAGCTACAATCCAAAGATATGGCAATTT AAGCGAGATGGGGGTTCCGGTTGATGAGAGTCTATTTCTATCGATGCTTGTAAAGATCATCAACGCGAAAAACACTATCGAAATCGGTGTGTTCACGGGTTACTCGCTTTTCACCGTAGCTCTTGCTTTACCTGAAGACGGCCGT ATTACTGCGATAGACATTGACCAAGCAGGTTACAATTTGGGACTAAAGTATATGAAAAAAGCAGGTGTTGATCACAAGATCAATTTCATTCAATCTGATGCTGTTAGAGGCTTAGACCAATTATTATTGAACGGG GAGAAACAAGAGTATGACTTTGCATTTGTGGATGCTGACAAGACGAACTACGTTCACTTCCTTGAGAAGCTGCTTAAGTTAGTGAAGGTTGGAGGAATCATCGCGTTCGACAACACCTTGTGGTTCGGTACTCTAATtcagaaggaagaagaagttccaGGCCATATGAGGGCTTATAGAGAAGCACTTCTAGAGTTCAACAAGATTTTAGCTCAAGACCCTCGAGTCGAAATCGCTCAAATATCTATCGGAGATGGTCTCACACTATGCAGACGCCTTATATGA